The following are from one region of the Stanieria cyanosphaera PCC 7437 genome:
- a CDS encoding helicase C-terminal domain-containing protein → MIEVEVHSSLRDFLREQNKENWPHHLTMARLVARALRLSRPALIQTGSSVGKYCLSYLMPALVGDWSVIIVAPEPVQFYLIEDFIPALQAWLGTHKNVRIGERWKNTDHLLLTTPQIWLRARINQSELFPAHIPTIIDCADNLEDWVRQELTVKINRFDWEELSQNVPEYAELIREFRIKLTKAIFSRPVNPYECYLLEPSEQENLFQLLQTLAKQQLLTPKLNQFWHQWQQPQTIIWTAIARNRGEVTLYTAPADVASLLSPIWQQQPIVLIGSFLDLEANAPIYRQQLGIGEILSLKFSPNRQNEHINLYLPDRLPLPNTPQFRQALIEQTQILVNLSSQVNQSVVILIDDVPLKAQVGTFLAAEFGSRVRVEQTNLAVDGILISGWEFWCSHQTQLPTPQLLIIATLPLPSLENPLVASRVAYYKSQRQDWFRLYLLPSALRKIQQAILPLRESQGVVALLDNRVNYRSYGKTILTALEPCARINFIDPTWFNFAISE, encoded by the coding sequence GTGATTGAAGTAGAAGTTCATTCTTCCCTACGGGATTTTCTGCGAGAACAAAATAAAGAAAATTGGCCTCATCATTTGACTATGGCACGGTTGGTGGCTAGAGCTTTGCGATTATCTCGTCCGGCTTTAATTCAAACTGGTAGTAGTGTAGGTAAATATTGTCTCAGCTATCTGATGCCAGCTTTAGTTGGAGATTGGTCGGTTATTATTGTTGCACCTGAACCAGTACAATTTTACTTAATTGAAGATTTTATTCCTGCGCTACAAGCTTGGTTAGGTACTCACAAAAATGTCAGAATTGGAGAGCGTTGGAAAAATACAGATCATTTATTGCTAACCACACCTCAAATTTGGTTACGCGCCCGGATTAATCAGTCAGAACTTTTTCCCGCTCATATTCCGACAATTATTGATTGTGCTGACAATTTGGAAGATTGGGTACGTCAAGAATTAACGGTTAAGATTAACAGGTTCGATTGGGAAGAATTGAGTCAAAATGTACCTGAATATGCTGAATTAATCCGAGAATTTAGAATTAAATTAACAAAAGCTATCTTTTCTCGACCAGTCAACCCTTATGAATGTTATTTACTTGAACCATCAGAACAAGAAAATCTGTTTCAGTTGCTACAAACTTTAGCTAAACAACAATTATTAACTCCTAAACTGAATCAATTTTGGCATCAATGGCAACAACCCCAGACAATTATCTGGACTGCGATCGCTCGAAACCGAGGAGAAGTTACTTTATATACAGCCCCCGCAGACGTAGCATCTCTTTTAAGTCCGATTTGGCAACAGCAACCGATAGTTTTGATTGGTAGTTTTTTAGATTTAGAAGCCAATGCGCCTATTTATCGGCAACAATTAGGAATTGGTGAGATATTATCCCTAAAATTCTCCCCCAATCGGCAAAATGAACATATTAATCTTTATTTACCAGACCGTTTGCCATTGCCTAATACACCTCAATTTCGGCAAGCTTTAATTGAACAAACTCAAATTTTAGTTAATTTAAGTAGTCAAGTTAATCAGTCTGTAGTAATTTTGATTGATGATGTTCCTCTCAAAGCTCAAGTAGGAACGTTTTTAGCTGCCGAATTTGGTTCTCGAGTGCGGGTAGAACAAACTAATTTAGCTGTGGATGGCATTTTAATTAGTGGTTGGGAATTTTGGTGTAGTCATCAAACTCAATTGCCTACTCCCCAACTTTTAATTATTGCTACTTTACCTTTACCTTCTTTAGAAAATCCCCTGGTTGCTAGTCGAGTCGCCTATTATAAAAGTCAGCGACAAGATTGGTTTCGTCTTTATCTATTACCCAGTGCTTTAAGAAAAATTCAGCAAGCGATTTTACCTTTAAGAGAATCTCAAGGAGTAGTAGCTTTATTAGATAATCGAGTTAACTACCGTAGCTACGGTAAAACAATTTTAACTGCCCTCGAACCTTGCGCTCGCATTAATTTTATTGATCCTACTTGGTTTAATTTCGCTATATCTGAATAA
- a CDS encoding HhoA/HhoB/HtrA family serine endopeptidase, which yields MNLNKLGVYLGILTLGVSAGFWSSRYLRQPTTIVQKPSTYSNTIPTLSPGSNFTNLNQNVNFIAQAVQKVGPAVVRIDAARPVSSAIPEQFKQPFFHRFFGSDQSAPEKVERGTGSGFIVSADGRLLTNAHVVEGTDRVQVTLKDGQIYDGEVLGVDLITDIAVVKIEGTNLPTVTFGDGNNLTPGEWAIAIGNPLGLDNTVTVGIISAIDRSSSQVGVPDKRVKFIQTDAAINPGNSGGPLLNAEGEVIGINTAIRADAQGLGFAIPIETAQRIANQLFTKGKADHPYLGIHMITLNPKTKEEINLNSDYQFDVTEEEGVLVVRVVPQSPAAKAGLQAGDVISKVGNQPVETANHVQEQVETSEIGTALEVEIIRNGTIKVVEVRPGAFPQSEFE from the coding sequence ATGAATTTAAACAAATTGGGTGTCTATTTAGGAATACTAACACTCGGTGTTAGTGCTGGCTTTTGGAGTAGTCGTTATTTACGGCAACCTACAACTATTGTTCAAAAACCTTCAACCTATTCAAACACTATACCAACTTTATCTCCAGGCTCAAATTTCACCAATCTTAATCAAAACGTTAATTTTATTGCTCAAGCTGTCCAAAAAGTTGGGCCAGCAGTAGTAAGGATTGATGCTGCACGTCCAGTTTCTTCCGCCATTCCCGAACAATTTAAACAACCTTTTTTTCACCGTTTTTTTGGTAGCGATCAATCTGCCCCCGAAAAAGTAGAACGAGGAACTGGTTCAGGTTTTATTGTTAGTGCTGATGGTCGTTTACTAACCAATGCTCATGTGGTTGAAGGAACAGATCGAGTACAAGTAACTCTTAAAGATGGTCAAATTTATGACGGGGAAGTGTTGGGAGTTGATCTAATTACAGACATTGCTGTAGTTAAAATTGAAGGAACTAATTTACCAACCGTTACCTTTGGTGATGGTAATAATCTTACTCCAGGAGAATGGGCGATCGCAATTGGCAATCCTTTGGGTTTAGATAATACAGTAACAGTGGGAATTATTAGTGCAATTGACCGCTCTAGTTCTCAAGTGGGTGTACCCGATAAACGAGTTAAATTTATTCAAACTGATGCAGCAATTAATCCTGGCAACTCAGGTGGCCCTTTACTTAATGCTGAAGGAGAGGTAATTGGAATTAATACTGCGATTAGAGCGGATGCTCAAGGATTGGGTTTTGCAATACCGATTGAAACTGCTCAACGCATTGCTAATCAATTGTTTACCAAAGGTAAGGCCGATCATCCTTATCTCGGCATTCACATGATTACTCTCAATCCAAAAACAAAAGAAGAGATTAATCTTAATAGCGATTATCAGTTTGATGTAACCGAAGAAGAAGGAGTTTTAGTCGTTCGGGTTGTGCCTCAATCTCCTGCTGCTAAAGCAGGTTTACAAGCAGGAGATGTCATTAGTAAAGTCGGAAATCAGCCTGTAGAAACGGCTAATCACGTCCAAGAGCAAGTCGAAACCAGTGAAATCGGAACAGCTTTAGAAGTTGAAATAATCAGAAACGGTACAATAAAAGTTGTTGAAGTACGACCAGGAGCTTTTCCGCAATCAGAATTTGAATAG
- a CDS encoding metallophosphoesterase family protein: MSNFPRRQLLIAIIGLVIAIAFATVNNLIAVKAVSDPKIKIVVISDLNSQYGSTTYEPEVHQAISLILKWQPDLVLCGGDMIAGQKLSLSTEQIKAMWAAFDRQIAQPLRDRSIPFGFTIGNHDGSGARSEGNQIFQRERKLASAYWNDSKYNYNLNFVDQAEFPFYYTFESQRIFFLVWDASTNVISPQQLSWVEQSLASNEAQQAMMRIAIGHLPLYPVAVGREKSGEYLEEAEKLRSLLEKYKVHTYISGHDHAYYPGKKGQLQLLNAGALGSGPRQLLNSNLPPRKTITIVEIDLSNSTTVYTTYDLQTLKIVDPVSLPPIIIAPNGKVLRRDLT; the protein is encoded by the coding sequence ATGAGCAATTTTCCTCGCCGTCAGTTGTTGATAGCAATAATTGGTTTAGTTATAGCGATCGCTTTTGCTACAGTTAATAACTTAATTGCGGTTAAAGCAGTTTCCGATCCCAAAATTAAAATCGTGGTAATTAGTGATCTTAATAGTCAATACGGTTCGACTACCTACGAACCCGAAGTACATCAAGCAATATCTTTAATTTTAAAATGGCAACCAGATTTAGTTCTTTGCGGTGGTGACATGATCGCAGGACAAAAATTAAGCTTGAGTACTGAACAAATCAAAGCAATGTGGGCTGCGTTTGATCGTCAAATTGCTCAACCCTTGCGCGATCGCTCTATTCCCTTTGGTTTTACAATTGGTAATCACGATGGTTCAGGGGCAAGATCCGAAGGAAATCAAATTTTTCAAAGAGAACGGAAGTTAGCCTCAGCTTACTGGAACGATTCTAAATATAATTATAATTTAAATTTTGTAGATCAAGCTGAATTCCCCTTCTATTATACTTTTGAATCCCAAAGGATTTTCTTTTTAGTTTGGGATGCTTCGACTAATGTTATTTCTCCACAACAACTGAGTTGGGTAGAACAAAGTTTAGCCAGCAATGAAGCTCAACAAGCTATGATGAGAATTGCGATCGGACATCTACCCCTATATCCTGTAGCAGTAGGAAGAGAGAAATCAGGAGAGTATCTAGAAGAAGCGGAAAAGTTGCGTAGTCTGTTAGAAAAATATAAAGTTCATACTTATATTAGTGGACACGATCACGCTTACTATCCAGGCAAAAAAGGTCAACTTCAATTACTCAATGCCGGAGCTTTAGGCAGTGGTCCAAGACAGTTACTCAATAGTAATTTACCACCACGCAAAACTATTACCATAGTTGAAATTGATTTATCTAATTCAACCACAGTTTATACAACCTACGATCTTCAAACTTTAAAAATTGTTGATCCTGTCTCTTTACCACCAATTATTATTGCTCCTAATGGTAAAGTTTTACGTCGAGACTTAACCTAA
- the uvrC gene encoding excinuclease ABC subunit UvrC, translated as MTALTEITPLIKNSERLETRLKEIPTEPGVYFMRDRQGDILYIGKSKKLRARVRSYFRDTNRLSDRIKMMVRQIVEIEFIVTDTEAEALALEANLVKQHQPYYNVLLKDDKKYPYVCITWSEEYPRIFITRKRKLNKPEDRYYGPYVDTRLLRFTLHIIKRTFPLRQRPKPLFKDRPCLNYDLGRCPGVCQSLITPQEYRQTMQKVAMIFQGRTDELVKMLQGQMEKAAEELNFEQAGKFRDQIKALYALNADQKVSLPDDTISRDAIALTSNNQHCCIQLFQIRAGRLVGRLGFFAEAQSATPGAILQRVLEEHYATVDSVEIPSEILLQHELPEAEILSEWLTQQKGRKVNLVVPQRQTKAELIEMVERNAQYELERTQKNSDRNEQALQDLATILDLPELPKRIEGYDISHIQGSNAVASQVVFIDGVAAKQHYRHYKIKNPTVTIGHSDDFASMAEVIRRRFRKYAVDDNLISTSAQNEDFPDLVMIDGGKGQLSAVVAVLQELNLLEVVKVVSLAKKREEIFLPGESEPLTTNAEQPGVQLLRRVRDESHRFAVSFHRQQRLQKTTRSRLEEIPGLGFHRQKQLLAHFHSVDYIREASPKQLTEVPGIGNSLAQEIYNYFHPN; from the coding sequence ATGACTGCTTTAACAGAAATTACTCCTCTGATTAAAAATTCCGAACGTTTAGAAACTCGCCTCAAAGAAATCCCGACTGAACCTGGAGTCTATTTCATGCGCGATCGCCAAGGTGATATTCTTTATATTGGTAAGTCTAAAAAACTGCGGGCGCGAGTTCGTTCTTATTTCCGCGATACTAATCGATTAAGTGACCGCATTAAAATGATGGTGCGTCAGATCGTTGAAATTGAGTTTATCGTTACCGATACTGAAGCGGAAGCCTTAGCTTTAGAAGCCAATCTCGTCAAACAACATCAACCTTACTACAACGTACTACTAAAAGACGATAAAAAATATCCCTACGTTTGTATCACTTGGTCAGAAGAGTATCCTCGGATTTTTATTACCCGTAAAAGAAAATTAAACAAACCAGAAGACCGCTATTATGGCCCCTATGTAGATACTCGTTTATTACGTTTCACTCTTCATATTATCAAACGCACTTTTCCCTTACGTCAGCGTCCCAAACCTTTATTTAAAGATCGTCCTTGCCTCAATTACGATTTAGGGCGTTGTCCTGGTGTTTGTCAAAGTTTAATTACGCCTCAAGAGTATCGTCAAACGATGCAAAAAGTAGCGATGATTTTCCAAGGCAGAACGGATGAATTAGTTAAAATGCTGCAAGGACAGATGGAAAAAGCTGCTGAGGAGTTAAATTTTGAACAAGCAGGCAAATTCCGCGACCAAATTAAAGCTTTATACGCTCTCAATGCCGATCAAAAAGTCTCCTTACCCGATGATACCATTTCTCGTGACGCGATCGCTCTAACTAGTAACAATCAACATTGCTGTATTCAATTATTTCAAATTCGGGCTGGTAGATTAGTAGGAAGGTTAGGATTCTTTGCTGAAGCACAATCTGCTACACCAGGGGCTATTTTACAACGAGTGTTAGAAGAACACTATGCAACTGTAGACTCGGTAGAAATTCCCAGCGAAATTTTATTGCAGCATGAACTACCCGAAGCAGAAATTTTAAGCGAATGGTTAACCCAACAAAAAGGGCGCAAAGTCAATTTAGTTGTTCCCCAAAGACAAACCAAAGCTGAATTGATTGAAATGGTCGAACGTAATGCCCAATACGAATTAGAACGAACTCAAAAAAATAGCGATCGCAATGAACAAGCGTTACAAGACTTAGCTACTATCTTAGATTTACCAGAACTTCCTAAACGCATCGAAGGTTACGATATTTCTCATATTCAGGGTTCTAATGCCGTTGCTTCTCAAGTAGTCTTTATCGATGGAGTCGCAGCTAAACAACACTATCGCCACTATAAAATCAAAAATCCTACGGTTACCATTGGTCATTCTGACGACTTTGCTAGTATGGCGGAAGTAATTCGTCGTCGTTTTCGTAAATATGCAGTCGATGATAATTTAATTTCTACATCTGCCCAAAATGAAGACTTTCCCGATTTAGTCATGATTGATGGTGGCAAAGGACAACTATCTGCTGTCGTAGCTGTTTTACAAGAATTAAACTTATTAGAAGTAGTCAAAGTTGTCAGCTTAGCCAAAAAAAGAGAAGAGATTTTTTTACCAGGAGAATCTGAACCATTAACTACTAATGCTGAACAACCAGGAGTTCAATTATTACGCAGAGTTCGTGATGAATCCCATCGATTTGCTGTTAGTTTTCATCGTCAACAAAGACTACAAAAAACAACGCGATCGCGTTTAGAAGAAATTCCTGGTTTAGGTTTCCACAGACAAAAACAGTTACTTGCTCATTTTCATTCGGTTGATTATATTCGCGAAGCTTCCCCTAAGCAATTAACAGAAGTCCCTGGTATTGGTAACAGTTTGGCACAGGAAATTTACAACTATTTTCATCCTAATTAA
- a CDS encoding TIGR04168 family protein: protein MTKATNQTEPLKIAIVGDVHDQWEAADEQALQHLGVDLVLFVGDFGNESIEIVRQIAAINIPKAVILGNHDCWYTASPWGRAKAPYDRSKENRVQQQLDLLGETHVGFAKLDLPQFQLSIVGSRPFSWGGGEWKNKDFYRDRYQVKNFAESTTRIVAAAQATAYDTVIMIGHNGPTGLGDLPEDMCGRDWQPLGGDHGDPDFTDAIEKIRMMGKSIPLVTFGHMHHRLRHRKDRVRTIINESPEGTIYLNSACVPRIKHTDNDSYRSFSLVHLQHHQVTQASLIWVDQTFKVISEEIIF from the coding sequence ATGACCAAGGCAACCAATCAAACCGAACCTCTCAAAATTGCCATTGTAGGAGATGTTCACGATCAATGGGAAGCAGCAGATGAACAAGCGTTACAACATCTTGGTGTAGATTTAGTTTTATTTGTAGGCGATTTTGGCAATGAATCTATTGAGATAGTCAGACAAATTGCTGCCATTAATATTCCTAAAGCAGTTATTTTAGGTAATCACGATTGTTGGTACACTGCTTCCCCTTGGGGAAGAGCCAAAGCACCTTATGATAGAAGTAAAGAAAACCGAGTTCAACAACAGCTAGACTTATTAGGAGAAACTCATGTCGGTTTTGCTAAACTCGATTTACCTCAATTCCAATTATCAATAGTTGGTAGTCGTCCCTTTAGTTGGGGTGGAGGGGAATGGAAAAACAAAGACTTTTATCGCGATCGCTATCAAGTTAAGAATTTCGCTGAGTCAACTACTCGCATTGTAGCAGCAGCCCAAGCTACAGCTTACGATACTGTCATAATGATTGGTCATAATGGACCAACTGGATTAGGAGATTTACCAGAAGATATGTGTGGAAGAGATTGGCAACCTCTTGGTGGCGATCATGGCGATCCTGATTTTACTGATGCCATTGAGAAAATCCGAATGATGGGTAAATCAATTCCTCTAGTTACCTTTGGACACATGCATCATCGTCTACGCCATCGCAAAGACCGTGTACGAACTATTATTAATGAAAGTCCTGAAGGAACTATTTATTTGAATTCTGCTTGTGTACCTCGAATTAAACACACAGACAATGATTCCTACAGAAGTTTTTCTCTTGTGCATTTGCAGCATCATCAAGTAACTCAAGCTTCTTTAATTTGGGTGGATCAAACTTTTAAAGTAATTAGTGAAGAAATTATTTTTTAA
- a CDS encoding ribbon-helix-helix protein, CopG family has translation MAKTNKDKTVSIRLSELMLEALDARAFLEDKDRTQVIREAIKKYLDLPEESVEDKLQVLEKKQNSLNQIIDRLHNQLKNESKRTDSIEIRVEELREIMSVFIEKSK, from the coding sequence ATGGCAAAAACCAATAAAGATAAAACCGTCTCTATTCGTCTTTCAGAGTTAATGCTTGAAGCGTTGGATGCACGTGCCTTTCTTGAGGATAAAGATAGAACTCAAGTAATTAGAGAAGCGATTAAGAAATATTTAGATTTACCAGAGGAATCTGTTGAGGATAAGCTACAAGTTTTAGAAAAAAAACAGAATTCGCTTAATCAAATAATTGATCGACTTCATAATCAGCTTAAAAATGAGTCGAAAAGAACCGATTCTATTGAGATTCGTGTAGAGGAGTTGAGAGAAATAATGTCTGTGTTTATAGAAAAGTCTAAATAG
- a CDS encoding glycogen/starch/alpha-glucan phosphorylase has product MASLIPSEKISIVVEDDRTGLSITTLKRAIADNLFYNQGKFPTIASKNDYYLALAYTVRDRLVHHWLNTVQTYLKQEVKVVCYLSAEFLMGPHLNNNLINLGIESRIRQAVEELGLDFQELVDQEEEPGLGNGGLGRLAACYLDSMATLEIPAIGYGIRYEFGIFDQEIRDGWQVEITDKWLQYGNPWEIARPEYSVQVNLGGHTETYVDRDGNYRVRWLPDRVIKGIPYDTPIVGYQVNTANTLRLWKAEAIESFNFQTFNIGNYYGAVNEKIYSENITKVLYPNDEQLQGKQLRLEQQYFFVSCSLQDMIRLHLSTGNSLDTFDGKFAIQLNDTHPAIAIAELMRLLIDERFMDWEQAWSITEKSFGYTNHTLLPEALEKWSLELFNRLLPRHLEIIYEINRRFLDRVRIKYPQDNDKLARLSLIDETGARYVRMAHLACVGSHAINGVAELHTHLLQQTVLKDFYQLFPEKFSNKTNGVTPRRWMVLSNPRLTKLICSKIGDSWIKNLDELRKLEQFVDDSAFCQQWQQIKQEVKQDLAIRIRQRTGIIVNPNSLFDIQAKRIHEYKRQHLNALHIITLYNCLKQNPNLDVIPRTFIFGGKAAPGYWMAKLMIKLINSVGEIVNQDPDICDRMKVVFFPDYNVTNAQPIYPAADLSEQISTAGKEASGTGNMKFSLNGALTIGTLDGANVEIREEVGAENFFLFGLTAAEVQQLKTKGYNPRDYYNSNPQLKAAIDLINSGFFSHGDTELFKPLTESLLNYDPYLLFADYQSYIDCQKKVSQAFRDRANWTKMSILNVARMGKFSSDRAIKEYCRDIWNVAPVPIELEDLCPDGQCKLV; this is encoded by the coding sequence ATGGCTTCGTTAATCCCCTCAGAAAAAATCTCGATAGTTGTAGAAGACGATCGCACTGGATTGAGTATTACTACCTTGAAAAGAGCGATCGCGGATAATCTTTTTTATAATCAGGGGAAATTTCCTACTATTGCTAGTAAAAATGATTATTATTTAGCATTAGCTTATACTGTTCGCGATCGCTTGGTGCATCACTGGCTTAATACAGTTCAAACTTATTTAAAACAAGAGGTAAAAGTAGTCTGTTATTTATCAGCAGAATTTCTAATGGGCCCTCATTTAAATAATAATTTAATTAATTTAGGGATAGAATCAAGAATACGTCAAGCTGTAGAAGAATTAGGATTAGATTTTCAAGAATTAGTCGACCAAGAAGAGGAACCAGGTTTAGGTAATGGCGGTTTAGGAAGATTAGCAGCTTGTTATCTCGATTCGATGGCAACTCTAGAAATTCCAGCAATTGGGTATGGAATTCGCTATGAATTTGGGATTTTTGACCAAGAAATCCGTGATGGTTGGCAAGTAGAAATTACAGATAAATGGTTACAATACGGCAATCCTTGGGAAATTGCCCGTCCTGAGTATAGTGTACAAGTAAATTTGGGTGGACATACAGAAACTTATGTAGATCGTGACGGTAATTATCGAGTTCGTTGGCTTCCTGACAGAGTAATTAAAGGCATTCCTTATGATACTCCGATTGTTGGTTATCAGGTTAATACTGCTAATACTTTAAGATTATGGAAAGCAGAAGCAATTGAATCGTTCAATTTTCAGACTTTCAATATTGGTAATTATTATGGCGCAGTCAATGAAAAGATTTATTCGGAAAACATTACTAAAGTTCTCTATCCCAATGACGAACAACTGCAAGGTAAACAATTACGTTTAGAACAACAGTATTTCTTTGTTTCCTGTTCCCTGCAAGATATGATTCGTCTTCATTTGTCGACAGGTAATAGTTTAGATACCTTTGATGGCAAGTTTGCTATTCAACTCAATGATACCCATCCAGCTATTGCGATCGCAGAATTAATGCGCTTATTGATTGATGAACGTTTTATGGACTGGGAACAAGCTTGGTCAATTACTGAAAAGAGTTTTGGTTATACTAATCATACTCTCTTACCAGAAGCATTAGAAAAATGGTCTTTAGAGCTATTTAATCGTCTTCTGCCTAGACATCTAGAAATTATTTATGAAATAAATCGTCGTTTTCTTGACCGCGTGAGAATAAAATATCCCCAAGATAATGATAAACTAGCGCGACTTTCTTTAATTGATGAAACTGGAGCAAGATATGTCCGCATGGCACATTTAGCTTGTGTCGGAAGTCATGCGATTAATGGAGTAGCTGAGTTACATACGCACTTGTTACAACAAACCGTTTTAAAAGATTTTTATCAGTTATTTCCTGAAAAGTTTAGTAATAAAACCAATGGTGTAACTCCCCGTCGCTGGATGGTATTGAGTAATCCCAGACTTACCAAACTAATTTGTAGCAAAATTGGCGATAGCTGGATTAAAAATTTAGATGAATTAAGAAAATTAGAACAATTTGTCGACGATTCTGCTTTTTGTCAACAATGGCAACAAATTAAACAAGAAGTTAAACAAGATTTAGCGATTCGCATTCGTCAACGCACAGGAATTATTGTTAATCCCAATTCCCTCTTTGATATCCAAGCTAAACGCATTCACGAATACAAGCGTCAACATCTCAACGCTTTACACATTATTACGCTTTATAATTGCCTCAAACAAAATCCTAATCTTGATGTCATTCCTCGTACGTTTATCTTTGGAGGTAAAGCTGCGCCTGGATATTGGATGGCAAAGTTGATGATTAAATTGATTAATTCGGTTGGAGAAATCGTTAATCAAGATCCTGATATTTGCGATCGCATGAAAGTAGTTTTCTTCCCTGACTACAATGTTACCAACGCTCAACCAATTTATCCTGCTGCCGATCTATCCGAACAAATTTCTACGGCAGGTAAGGAAGCTTCGGGAACAGGTAATATGAAATTCTCCCTTAATGGTGCTTTAACGATTGGTACTCTTGATGGTGCGAATGTAGAAATACGAGAAGAAGTAGGTGCAGAAAACTTTTTTCTATTTGGTTTAACTGCTGCCGAAGTACAGCAATTAAAAACTAAGGGTTACAATCCTCGTGATTATTACAACTCTAATCCTCAATTAAAAGCTGCCATTGACTTAATTAATTCTGGCTTTTTCTCTCACGGCGATACCGAATTATTTAAACCTTTGACTGAATCTTTACTCAATTACGATCCTTATTTACTCTTTGCTGATTATCAATCTTACATAGACTGTCAGAAAAAAGTTAGTCAAGCATTCCGCGATCGCGCTAATTGGACAAAAATGTCTATTCTCAACGTTGCCAGAATGGGTAAATTTTCCAGCGATCGTGCTATCAAAGAATATTGTCGAGATATTTGGAATGTTGCACCCGTACCAATTGAATTAGAAGATTTATGTCCTGACGGCCAGTGTAAGCTAGTGTAA
- a CDS encoding type II toxin-antitoxin system HicA family toxin: MPKLPALTGDAVIRVLEKVGFQKIRQKGSHIRMKHIDGRVVTIPIHRGKTIGKGLLRKIIRDAELTQEEFIALLE, translated from the coding sequence ATGCCAAAATTACCAGCTTTAACAGGTGATGCTGTTATTCGTGTTCTTGAAAAAGTAGGTTTTCAAAAAATTAGACAGAAAGGAAGTCATATTAGAATGAAACATATTGATGGACGAGTAGTAACTATCCCTATTCATCGTGGTAAAACTATTGGAAAAGGTTTATTACGCAAAATTATTCGTGATGCTGAACTGACTCAGGAAGAGTTTATAGCATTACTTGAATAA
- a CDS encoding type II toxin-antitoxin system HicB family antitoxin translates to MSMSKREFYVIIERDEDGYYVGEVPQLKGCYSQGKTIDELMLNMKEVVELCLEDEDNDIMSEFVGVQKLVV, encoded by the coding sequence ATGAGTATGAGCAAGCGAGAATTTTACGTAATTATTGAAAGAGACGAAGATGGATATTACGTTGGAGAAGTACCTCAATTGAAAGGCTGTTATAGTCAAGGAAAAACAATTGATGAGTTAATGCTCAATATGAAAGAAGTTGTTGAACTCTGTTTAGAAGATGAAGACAATGATATTATGTCGGAGTTTGTAGGCGTTCAAAAATTAGTGGTTTAA
- a CDS encoding metallophosphoesterase: protein MKRRDFLILGGLSGFGLALIDRKFINQKQIVAATCPQTETSRIKPRFRFVSLADVGMGNKGQYAVAQAMNCYWQQNAFPLVLLAGDNIYPGGEIDKVKAVFEQPYQSLLKQGVRFQAVLGNHDIITNNGEDELRYQDYNMQGRYYTFTQDSVQFFALDTNDNAPWDEQLTWLEENLARSQSRWKIVYGHHPVYSSGLHGGSQFLNDRLTPLFSRYQVQLYICGHDHNYERSKNIQGTTYIVCGAGAGTRPVSRSDWTAFSADILSFVGFEVYEKVIKIKAIDSTGKVFDKTAIFNS from the coding sequence TTGAAACGGCGTGATTTTCTGATTCTTGGTGGTTTAAGCGGATTTGGACTAGCTTTAATTGACCGTAAATTCATCAATCAAAAGCAAATTGTAGCAGCAACTTGTCCTCAAACAGAAACTAGCAGAATTAAACCGCGATTTCGTTTTGTTTCCCTAGCAGATGTAGGTATGGGTAATAAAGGACAATATGCAGTCGCCCAAGCAATGAATTGTTATTGGCAACAAAATGCTTTTCCCTTGGTACTTTTAGCAGGAGATAATATTTATCCAGGGGGAGAAATTGACAAAGTTAAGGCTGTTTTTGAACAACCTTATCAAAGTTTATTAAAACAAGGTGTGCGCTTCCAGGCTGTGTTAGGTAATCACGATATTATTACTAATAATGGAGAAGATGAACTTCGTTATCAAGACTATAATATGCAAGGGCGTTATTACACCTTTACACAAGATTCAGTTCAATTTTTTGCCCTAGATACTAACGATAATGCACCTTGGGATGAACAATTAACTTGGTTAGAAGAAAATCTTGCTCGTTCTCAATCTCGTTGGAAAATTGTCTATGGACATCATCCAGTTTATTCTTCAGGATTACATGGTGGTTCTCAATTTTTAAATGATCGATTAACACCTTTATTTTCTCGTTATCAAGTTCAACTTTATATTTGTGGTCACGATCATAATTACGAACGCAGCAAAAATATTCAAGGAACAACTTATATTGTTTGTGGTGCAGGGGCTGGTACTCGCCCTGTAAGTCGTTCTGATTGGACTGCTTTTTCTGCTGATATATTAAGTTTTGTGGGGTTTGAAGTTTACGAAAAAGTAATTAAAATTAAAGCGATCGATAGCACAGGAAAAGTTTTTGATAAAACGGCAATTTTTAACTCTTAA